The nucleotide window TTTGTTGCTCAATTATTGGGTGCGATTGCGGCAATTGCATTGGAATATCATTTGTCAGGTTCATTATTTATACCTGATGTTTCACCGGAAGATAATTTGTGGCTTATTTGTATGCTTGAAGTGCTCTTCACTTTTGTGTTGTGTTATGTTTATTTGGTAACGCGTACTGTACATGCATTCAAAAACAGTCAACTGTATGGCCTGATTTTAGGTTTTACTTTAGTCGGTTTAGCATCAATGGGTGGCCTGTTTAATCCGGCAATTGGTGCAGCTGCATTATTATTGAACAGTATCTTGGGTGGTACAGCGATTCACTTAGGTCACAATTTGCTTGTGTATGTTGTATGTCCATTGGTTGGATCAGCATTGGCAGGATTTGCATTTGATTATTTGGAAGCACCTGCATCCGGGCAATTTGCATCAATTGATTCTGCTGAATAATCCCTTTTAACTTAGTTTTTTTTAGCCTGGAGTAATCCGGGCTTTTTTATTTTATCACTTGATTTGTATTGGCACTTTGAAATAAAAAGGTGTATTCTGAATTAAATATGATATTATATATATAAAATGGAACTAAAGCTATGAAACCTATTGTTTTTTGCATTTTTAAAATATTTCTT belongs to Candidatus Dependentiae bacterium and includes:
- a CDS encoding aquaporin, whose amino-acid sequence is MKRYVIELLGTFFVVLAVSFTENPLAIGLMYLAMLYVGARISGAHYNPAITQSMWLRGKFSTHHIAPYFVAQLLGAIAAIALEYHLSGSLFIPDVSPEDNLWLICMLEVLFTFVLCYVYLVTRTVHAFKNSQLYGLILGFTLVGLASMGGLFNPAIGAAALLLNSILGGTAIHLGHNLLVYVVCPLVGSALAGFAFDYLEAPASGQFASIDSAE